The following proteins are co-located in the Plasmodium brasilianum strain Bolivian I chromosome 11, whole genome shotgun sequence genome:
- a CDS encoding hypothetical protein (conserved Plasmodium protein), whose protein sequence is MCLEEKQKKSYDDILLNLCLTKDDRIGPVLYKLIPLVLNEILISEVKLRKTLVEIISQCVLRCKSLENVNIPLSEIVENYFKNVDKERYSKGNFNDDTDGDSTSRNSWILYNSTLSIFLDIGFKNASDEEKLKFQKIVIENSDKLSMNRAACIFLIIKFIECLDILNNHTNKKKMEEYISSDSNNNIRNDKKISNFVKHINEFLVVPIYCKNMKEIKFLEAEIVNIYRQKLFNNKNYSITNHIKMKKNTLYFLSSFICNHNITYSSYIICSNEKYDEIKDFAISLLQSKKRFLNFNDTFFIDIHLDIIKYFDNYMYSINYIIKILSLFQNSVIVAKDKKYLHPLLNYIYYYFFCFSSDVNNVNFVCEFTNFQSLLKDKAKFVNFLSENRHTIKLKNEEMKKCLFDLMLFILQNTKNVYINEYNDCIFHLIFCYLKMLEGHDNNDNDDNDHDNNCNNSYSSFTNISTMIEIFFEMHISDSEMNIQVLNKSFMLTYLFFDKLKRFRKSKRESYIVYNKINDVLSALEKYYKSCLYRKEKIMKSEKEYLTCTAISIDACNSVENIISLERGEKDDKRESFKKVREGKEKSNKYEECKNWKNIIVQNIMNLLDRFIIFSDNTLLISTLLKWCVHIFSPESCEFIYYPLLYENCNDIVLSDFVKDYIEQHKKESKLSFDKYIFFITKKLLHLDDGDVIYLFRSTSFEEHNNVWIEVDEHSFESERNGGNNDYSFNCTIIVNNKSVLINNAECVMDYSNVHHANFNLRHLYNLIKYLEVVDFFEISHVESFYCSFLILDIFLINIVNFESDLKDSYFLAYCSMFTLILKKLKYFLNDMKNKREKKIPISESCNNLKTVKKNIHDHLEILLKGRLDIILNNILYTGSNKLIKGGAKLLTKLYVLIKNEGNRDIFEKILHSLSSEKFEQNGESDRSDKNCQNLKELHYHITCSHIYLFGYLIKKEMIFDEIYFGVLEKLTNYLFYIYFNYIKERIKLQKSSLLKYCITFFYLVFFSKYFLSFWMKIIKGSIYTGFKEAHDEYPSMCQYIASILVNILQYAKENVNINNLSLLKKVLKLLNCFSTLKDDTINSLMMEDIKDTLYVGNFEVQKMYGWHISHIFLRLDKMNANRLCAEFLTFIFDYSQFSLNDANDVKNKNQFLCLTMFYVIYYNPFLEYINENVLSIGKFFIDNIKLKSGVYSEYCFLGLSALFFSLSIQSNMDINNIHMLVRNFLLLKKGKYYFDDNCKQNNEDICLNGMERNMPNFGKLDGSTNMKWYNGNFSENEKYITVDNSHEKVDKKSRSCSIFEKELAYYFSHISGLDKENAEASDNVEQMEECEDLDEDIINCYNNMCMKKVDTHVVEKYVEGVYNSFSDTDDNSFYKNYFKNKEKEVDNNFINDIKKFESRKDHVLKNVYEYINNERNVELIMHYVCLSRYCCSYVYTFLFMQFTELIIYKWDKKIKNSFFYSSELNDNDKHPKSYSISNLLNKLKIRINLTAAESEQVQHLCCSTPLDSVRCAVKNGLIDFKKVNKRIYRIVKYIYKEMLLSIVKSRNEEIKFKIFQHIPIKDVSKTMTNIVEKFLQMKCELTEEDYGMNGLNRELTNFVISKKNDLINQSMLTYLIESLKKMNLKIFIKEMSHFLCFICTIIDTYLMNTKLCITFLNMFKNICTKYSNEFKNWYFRDRDDDSSSNNIKLSHRFDGGKKNWIDVVKKGEPANRSRVNSKGETSLVSKMNEHEYYDENEDNLNAVIMNLLQFYKKCNGNKKLELYFIDCLNKSLLSSDVIVFDLRMLLEFYIQNREKIESDYNELSIQNDKNENEFYTKGERYTDGETYAEGEGYRDEKVHTESEIFFGKLVKYNNSDKHSEVLDKIISNYKDSSDIEESLKYVLVLLKEGNKGKYILSSISFVIIKLLDRYEVLFPDNVYLYIQLCIYAFDTICAFITRNIYSNHLSHINDILFYLINRIPNHHYIKFVYFNLLSDYSEAHISLKDSQNIRNYSGSVILYLLKKNYLLDLNDEHIFRDKKRVENVKVFNEIVFFNKVNSHVKEMLGADTLNLRIKQKADNLKLNKECAYNDNSISNLLFYKLIDKLKNESDLVDNKLASYIYKNSVVDDVYVENVVRNRIETKLTSFKLKHEAVETLLYTFDEEIKFIIMEVCTICNEELKKVKLFDEENKKLFNMLEPKLTARSFIIKNVKNYENNYYKDMYEILYKRNIFHFYKFFNEYIEEFHIFLDSKFSKDKRACLISIDKFIESFVDIYKCEDYDKLEYENLRKFLNLYLKVKSLFKKEYLEQDNNNYFTILTILKCINFMLLLIYQKKDVKQGNYADNLYVLEKDLVINTSEIYDIFEDILDVFIEVREFEIFQHVYIFLFNIPPIFIKNFNFEKLYKCLIHFINKYFLNHYSDIANYDSNFCLHFCKLVVCVFSYFLNKDDLISWLHFFNYRYLNKFVKFDILLKYTFDMKKVYYHEDIIKSMCLEIKSPPLFENKIMHVCKQKNDDILEYNSAGVSSKYTEETIEDCDEKKCSMINYTNNSTSNHIKNLDMNGKKNVCSNVEDKFLDYLRKFLCILFEISKDNNNILIVIKTFFQFMFYNKISFFQIGGTRFWEKIYNYIYLSIIKNKTKKGFENLMDILNILMCMYNSYGYQNEDDKKIHVDIKINEFHPSLFFDDSKSSNMNSTTITFVFIIFFKIREKSKSFLFPDYIVQNLRYTIMLNYPHFFL, encoded by the exons ATGTGCCTAGAAGAAAAGCAGAAAAAAAGCTACGACGATATTCTGTTAAATTTGTGTTTAACCAAAGATGATAGAATTGGACCTGTCTTATATAAA TTAATTCCGTTAgtattaaatgaaattttaattagtgaagtaaaattaagaaaaaccTTAGTAGAAATTATCAGCCAGTGTGTTTTAAGATGTAAATCGCTAGAAAATGTCAATATACCCCTCTCGGAAATCGTTGAAAACTACTTTAAAAATGTCGATAAGGAAAGATATAGTAAAGGTAACTTTAATGATGATACAGATGGTGATAGTACCAGTAGGAATAGCTGGATACTGTACAACAGCACTTTATCTATATTCTTAGATATTGGTTTTAAGAATGCAAGTGATGAAGAGAAGctaaaatttcaaaaaatagtaatCGAAAACAGCGACAAGCTTTCAATGAATAGGGCAGCGTGtatatttttgataataaaattcattGAATGTTTAGACATTTTAAATAACcatacaaacaaaaaaaagatggaGGAATATATCTCTAGTGattctaataataatattaggaatgataaaaaaattagcaattttgtaaaacatataaatgaatttttgGTAGTACCAATTTATTGCAAAAAcatgaaagaaataaaatttcttgaAGCAGaaatagtaaatatttacagacaaaaattattcaataataagaattattctataacaaatcatataaaaatgaaaaaaaataccttatattttttgagtagttttatttgtaaccataatataacatattctTCGTACATTATTTGttctaatgaaaaatatgacgAAATTAAAGACTTTGCAATTTCTTTACTTCAAAGTAAAAAACgatttcttaattttaatgatacattttttatagatatacatttggatattataaaatattttgataacTATATGTATTCGATTAATTATATCATCAAAATTTTAAgtttatttcaaaatagtGTCATAGTAGCTAAagataagaaatatttacatcctttgttgaattatatatactattattttttctgtttttctaGTGATGTAAATAATGTAAACTTTGTGTGTGAGTTTACGAATTTTCAAAGCTTACTTAAAGATAAAGcaaaatttgtaaattttttgagTGAAAACAGACATActataaagttaaaaaatgagGAGATGAAAAAATGCCTTTTCGatttaatgttatttatattacaaaatacaaaaaatgtgtatatcAACGAGTATAATGattgtatttttcatttaatattttgctATTTGAAGATGCTAGAAGGGCATGATAACAACGATAATGACGATAACGACCatgataataattgtaataacaGTTATAGTTCTTTTACAAACATCTCAACAATgatagaaattttttttgaaatgcATATTAGTGATTCTGAAATGAACATTCAAGTGTTGAATAAGTCTTTTATGTTGACATATCTATTTTTTGATAAGTTAAAAAGGTTtcgaaaaagtaaaagagaGTCATATATCGTTTACAATAAGATAAATGACGTTTTATCTGCTttggaaaaatattataagagTTGTCTTTATAGGAAAGAAAAGATAATGAAGAGTGAAAAGGAGTACCTCACTTGTACGGCTATAAGTATAGACGCTTGTAACAGtgtagaaaatattatatcattgGAAAGGGGTGAAAAAGATGATAAAAGGGAAAGTTTTAAGAAAGTCAGAGAAGGGAAGGAAAAATCAAACAAATATGAAGAGTgcaaaaattggaaaaatatcattgttcaaaatattatgaatttgTTAGATcgatttataattttttcagaTAATACTTTACTAATTAGTACACTATTAAAATGgtgtgttcatatattttcccCTGAAAGTTGTGAGTTCATTTATTACCCATTACTTTATGAAAATTGTAATGACATTGTTTTATCAGATTTTGTAAAGGATTATATAGAACAACATAAGAAGGAAAGCAAATTATCATTtgataaatacattttttttattacaaaaaagttGTTGCACTTGGATGACGGTGATGTTATATACCTATTTAGAAGCACCAGTTTCGAGGAGCATAATAATGTTTGGATAGAAGTGGATGAACATTCTTTTGAAAGTGAAAGAAATGGGGGAAATAATGACTACTCATTCAATTGTACGATAATAGTAAATAACAAATCggtattaataaataacgCAGAATGTGTTATGGACTACTCAAATGTACATCATGCAAATTTTAATCTGCGacatttgtataatttaattaaatatttggAAGTAGTggatttttttgaaatttctCATGTCGAAAGTTTTTAttgttcctttttaatactagatatatttttaattaatattgttaattttgaAAGTGATTTGAAGGACTCTTATTTTTTGGCGTACTGCTCTATGtttacattaatattaaagaagctgaaatattttcttaatgatatgaaaaataagagagaaaaaaaaattcccaTCTCTGAATcttgtaataatttaaaaactgtcaaaaaaaatatacatgatCATTTAGAGATATTATTAAAGGGAAGGTTAGATATAATTTTGAacaacatattatatacagGTAgcaataaattaataaaagggGGTGctaaattattaacaaagtTGTATGTACTGattaaaaatgaaggaaatagggatatatttgaaaaaattttacattctCTAAGTTCGGAAAAATTTGAACAAAATGGTGAAAGTGATAGAAGTGATAAAAATTGTCAAAATTTGAAGGAGTTACATTACCATATAACCTGttctcatatatatttatttggctatttaattaaaaaagaaatgatttttgatgaaatatattttggtGTATTAGAAAAACTTAcgaattatttgttttatatatatttcaattatataaaagaaaggataaaattacaaaaaagtagtttgttaaaatattgtattacTTTCTTCtatttagtatttttttccaagtactttttatctttttggatgaaaataataaaaggaagTATTTACACAGGATTTAAAGAAGCCCATGATGAGTACCCTTCTATGTGTCAATATATAGCCAGTATAttggtaaatatattacaatatgCGAAAGagaatgtaaatattaacaatttgTCTTTACTAAAAAAGGtattaaaacttttaaattgtttttcAACTTTGAAAGATGATACCATTAATTCTTTGATGATGGAAGATATAAAAGATACTTTGTATGTAGGTAATTTTGAAGTTCAAAAAATGTATGGTTGGCATATATCtcacatatttttaaggTTAGACAAAATGAATGCAAATAGGTTATGTGCTgaatttttaacatttatttttgattattCTCAATTTTCTCTAAATGATGCAAatgatgtaaaaaataaaaatcaatTTTTGTGTTTAACTATGTTTTATGTCATCTATTATAACCCGTTTttggaatatataaatgagaATGTTTTATCCATaggaaaatttttcattgataatattaaattaaaaagtggTGTATATTCTGAATATTGTTTTTTGGGTTTAAGTGCACTGTTCTTTTCTCTCTCTATTCAATCAAATATGgacattaataatatacacaTGTTAGTAAGgaatttccttttattaaaaaagggaaagtattattttgatgataattgtaaacaaaataatgagGATATTTGTTTAAATGGTATGGAAAGGAATATGCCAAATTTTGGTAAACTGGATGGAAGTACAAACATGAAATGGTACAATGGAAATTTTTCAGAAAATGAGAAATATATTACTGTGGATAATTCTCATGAAAAGgtagataaaaaaagtagGAGTTGTTCCATTTTCGAGAAGGAATTAGCATATTATTTTAGTCATATCAGCGGTCTTGATAAAGAAAATGCGGAGGCAAGTGATAATGTCGAACAAATGGAGGAGTGCGAAGACTTAGATGAAGATATAATAAactgttataataatatgtgtaTGAAAAAGGTAGACACGCACGTAGTCGAAAAATACGTAGAAGGAGTATATAATTCGTTCAGTGATACAGAtgataattcattttataagaactattttaagaataaagagaaagaggttgataataattttataaatgatataaaaaaatttgagaGTAGAAAGGATCATGTCttgaaaaatgtatatgaatatattaataatgaaagaAATGTGGAATTAATTATGCATTATGTTTGTCTAAGTAGATATTGTTGTAGCTATGTGTACACGTTTTTATTCATGCAGTTCACAgagttaataatttataagtgggataaaaaaataaagaactcttttttttattcctctGAGTTAAATGATAACGATAAACATCCAAAGAGCTACAGCATTTCTAACCTGttaaataaactaaaaattaGGATCAATTTGACAGCTGCTGAAAGCGAACAAGTGCAGCATTTGTGTTGTTCCACTCCACTGGACAGTGTTAGATGTGCCGTTAAAAATGGTTTGattgattttaaaaaagtaaataaaagaatCTACAGAAttgtaaaatacatatataaggaAATGTTATTAAGTATAGTAAAATCTCGAAATGAGGAAATTaagtttaaaatttttcagcATATACCAATAAAAGATGTGAGTAAGACTATGACAAATATTGTAGAGAAATTCTTACAAATGAAATGTGAATTAACTGAAGAAGATTATGGAATGAATGGACTTAATCGAGAATTAACAAACTTTGTTATATCAAAGAAAAACGATTTGATTAACCAATCTATgttaacatatttaattgaaagtcttaaaaaaatgaacttaaaaattttcataaaagaGATGtcccattttttatgttttatttgtaCTATTATTGATACATACCTGATGAACacaaaattatgtataacgTTTTTgaatatgtttaaaaatatttgtactaAATATTCGAATGAGTTTAAGAATTGGTATTTTCGTGATAGAGATGAtgatagtagtagtaataatatcaaGTTATCTCATCGTTTTGATGGGGGTAAGAAAAACTGGATCGACGTTGTTAAGAAGGGTGAACCGGCAAATAGAAGCAGAGTTAATAGTAAAGGAGAAACAAGTTTAGTTAGCAAAATGAATGAACATGAATattatgatgaaaatgaagaCAATTTAAATGCAGTTATAATGAATTTATTGCAATTCTACAAAAAGTGTAATgggaacaaaaaattagaattGTATTTTATAGATTGCTTAAATAAAAGCTTACTGTCATCAGATGTTATAGTTTTTGATTTACGAATGTTACTGGagttttatatacaaaataggGAAAAAATTGAATCGGATTATAACGAACTGAGTATCCAAAATGATAAGAACGAAAATGAATTTTACACGAAGGGTGAAAGATACACAGATGGTGAAACATACGCAGAAGGTGAAGGATACAGAGACGAAAAAGTGCACACGGAaagtgaaatattttttgggAAATTAGTTAAGTACAATAACTCAGATAAGCACAGTGAGGTTttagataaaataattagcAATTATAAGGATTCTTCAGATATCGAGGAaagtttaaaatatgttttagtCCTTTTAAAAGAGGGTAATAaaggtaaatatattttaagttcAATTTCATTTGTAATTATTAAGTTGTTAGATAGGTATGAAGTATTATTTCCGGATAacgtgtatttatatattcaattgTGCATATACGCGTTTGACACAATTTGTGCTTTTATTacaagaaatatttatagcaATCATCTGTCgcatataaatgatatattgttttatttgatAAACCGAATTCCTAATCATCATTACATAAAATTTGTCTATTTTAATTTGCTAAGCGATTATTCTGAAGCTCATATATCACTTAAGGACAGTCAGAATATTAGGAATTATAGCGGTTCTgtgattttatatttattaaaaaaaaattaccttCTAGATTTAAATgatgaacatatttttagAGACAAAAAGAGAGTAGAAAATGTTAAGGTATTTAACGAGATcgtcttttttaataaagtgAATAGTCATGTAAAAGAAATGTTAGGAGCAGATACCTTGAATTTAAGGATTAAGCAAAAAGCTGATAACTTAAAATTGAACAAAGAATGTGCTTATAATGATAATTCAATTAGTAAcctacttttttataaattaatcgATAAGTTAAAAAACGAGTCAGATTTAGTAGATAACAAACTTGCatcatacatttataaaaactcAGTTGTGGATGATGTGTATGTGGAAAATGTGGTGAGAAATAGAATAGAAACAAAATTAACTTCATTTAAGCTTAAACATGAAGCAGTAGAAACTTTACTTTACACATTTGATGAGgagataaaatttataattatggaGGTTTGTACTATATGCAATGAAGAGCTTAAAAAGGTAAAACTGTttgatgaagaaaataagaagTTGTTTAATATGCTTGAACCTAAGTTGACTGCGAGGAgttttatcattaaaaatgtaaaaaattatgaaaataattattataaggATATGTATgaaattttgtataaaagaaatattttccatttttataaattttttaatgaatatattgaagaatttcatatatttttagattCGAAATTTTCAAAAGATAAAAGGGCATGTTTGATATCGATAGATAAATTTATTGAATCATTTGTAGACATTTACAAATGTGAGGATTATGATAAATTAGAGtatgaaaatttaagaaaatttttaaatttatatttgaaagTAAAAAGTTTGTTTAAGAAGGAATATTTAGAACAAgacaataataattattttacaattttgacgatattaaaatgtattaattttatgttgttattaatatatcaaaagAAAGATGTAAAACAGGGAAATTATGCAGATAATTTGTATGTACTTGAAAAAGATCTTGTTATTAATACAAGCGaaatttatgatatttttgaAGACATTTTGGATGTCTTTATTGAAGTTCGagaatttgaaatatttcaacatgtgtacattttcctttttaatatcccacctatttttatcaaaaattttaattttgaaaaattatacaagtgtttaattcattttataaataaatattttttaaaccaTTATTCTGATATAGCTAATTATGACAGTAATTTTTGTCTTCATTTTTGTAAACTGGTTGTTTGcgtattttcttattttttgaataaggATGATTTGATCTCTTGGttacattttttcaattatcgATATTTAAACAAGTTTGTAAAGTTTGACATTTTGCTTAAGTATACTTTTGATAtgaaaaaagtttattaCCATGAAGATATAATTAAGAGTATGTGTTTAGAAATAAAGAGTCCTCCACTTTTTGAGAACAAAATTATGCATGTTTGTAAGCAGAAAAATGATGATATATTGGAGTATAATTCTGCAGGGGTTTCATCTAAATATACAGAAGAAACGATAGAAGATTGCGATGAAAAGAAGTGTTCGATGATAAATTATACTAACAACAGCACATCAAATCATATCAAAAATTTAGATAtgaatgggaaaaaaaatgtgtgcTCTAATGTTGAAGATAAATTTCTTGATTACTTGAGAAAATTcctatgtattttatttgagATTAgtaaagataataataacattttaattgtaataaaaacatttttccagttcatgttttataataaaatttctttttttcaaataggGGGAACACGTTTTTgggaaaaaatttacaattatatttacttatcaattataaaaaacaaaactaaAAAAGGGTTTGAGAATTTAAtggatatattaaatatattgatgtgtatgtataattcATATGGTTATCAAAATGAAGacgataaaaaaattcacgtagatataaaaattaatgaatttcATCCTAGTCTTTTTTTTGATGATTCCAAAAGTTCGAATATGAACAGTACCACCATtacttttgtatttattattttttttaagattcGAGAAAAATCGAAATCGTTCCTATTTCCTGATTATATTGTTCAAAATTTAAGGTATACCATTATGCTAAATTACCcccattttttcttatga
- a CDS encoding hypothetical protein (conserved Plasmodium protein), translating into MSKKKKKKKVNMLCPLFSCKSKYYYNISNFPPSDNEECEPFFEGKNKNKDFHYIIEKAVNEIIYDTKKSCDVHSDFEQVEKIGNKKKEHLYSDDCLDDIDIILKKSKTENMFLRKKENNEVSDILLPSKNIKQRIYSINEDKIDIKDNSRKKIENTLNDNIIENFKNVLCNDLNKYFKDILEDVKKGTEMNEINGSNIQKEEHIPSEKKLQHHFNILKKNTTNCEVPFDNISNCTDTTDITCINSKMLKRVNYKKINCESVTSEENKKFDVAQLFNISESDGRTHFNKQNTVTYKDNASFDIVVDLNQDNILLKNTHNNNRRTVNKSRYKKNFYFSKRKKLTKEKSFLLSKKSKLYNKDYHKTDDMRSSMPKKKQPYLCKSHREIVNSMGNVTSSGNLSALRNSHMSLESKSNFCTSPTEDFVFSHFQKNANNNIINKLLL; encoded by the exons atgtcaaaaaaaaaaaaaaaaaagaaagtaaatATGCTGTGTCCTTTATTTTCATGTAAAAGCAAGTATTACTATAACATTTCGAATTTTCCACCATCCGATAATGAAGAATGCGAACCTTTTTTCGAgggtaaaaacaaaaataaagattttcactatataattgaaaaagCCGTAAacgaaattatatatgatacaAAAAAGAGCTGTGATGTTCATTCTGACTTTGAACAAGTTGAGAAAATtgggaataaaaaaaaggaacatcTATATTCCGATGATTGTTTAGATGatattgatataattttaaaaaagagcaAAACCGAAAACatgtttttaagaaaaaaagaaaataacgAAGTTAGTGATATCTTATTACCctctaaaaatataaaacaaagaaTTTATTCTATAAACGAAGACAAAATAGACATAAAAGATAAtagcagaaaaaaaatagaaaatacaCTCAATGATAAcataatagaaaattttaaaaatgttttatgtaatgatttaaacaaatattttaaagatataCTGGAAGACGTAAAAAAAGGTACTGAAATGAATGAAATTAATGGTTCTAATATACAAAAAGAGGAGCATATTCCAAGCGAGAAAAAACTTCAGCAtcattttaacattttaaaaaaaaatactaccAATTGCGAAGTACCATTCGATAATATTTCTAACTGCACAGATACCACAGATATAACGTGTATTAACagtaaaatgttaaaaagggttaattacaaaaaaataaattgtgaAAGCGTAACTTCAGaagagaacaaaaaattCGATGTTGCTCAATTATTCAATATTAGTGAAAGTGACGGTAGAACACATTTCAATAAACAAAATACTGTAACATATAAGGACAACGCATCTTTTGATATAGTTGTAGATCTCAATcaagataatatattattaaaaaatactcacaataataatagaagaaCTGTGAACAAATCAaggtacaaaaaaaatttttatttttcaaaaagaaaaaaattaactaaagaaaaatcatttttattaagcaaaaaaagtaaattatataacaaagATTACCATAAGACGGATGATATGAGAAGTAGTATgcctaaaaaaaaacaaccCTATTTATGCAAATCACACCGCGAGATTGTAAATAGTATGGGCAATGTTACTAGCTCtg GAAATTTGAGTGCTTTGAGAAATTCCCATATGTCCCTTGAGTCAAAATCCAACTTCTGTACAAGCCCAACTGAAGATTTTGTCTTTAGCCATTTTCagaaaaatgcaaataacaacattataaataaacttcttctttaa